From a region of the Megalops cyprinoides isolate fMegCyp1 chromosome 13, fMegCyp1.pri, whole genome shotgun sequence genome:
- the LOC118787968 gene encoding E3 ubiquitin-protein ligase AMFR-like has product MPLLFLERFPWPSLQTYTALSAVLLVGSVLSAYSTVTESGFDSSKVDESVDSPDEEGEHQIFKFGNGVTTDVLYYLVSDSFFVWVLVNTACCFLMLIAKMIQYIVFGPLRVSEKQHLKDKFWNFIFYKFIFIFGVLNVQTVEEVVTWCLWFAVLVFLHLMVQLCKDRFEYLSFSPTTPMSSHVRVLSLLVSMLLSCCGLAVVCGLVGHPHGMHTVSFMAAECLLVTVRTGHVIMRYTIHLWDLNHEGTWENKGTYVYYTDFIMELALLSLDLMHHIHMLLFGNIWLSMASLVIFMQLRYLFHEVQRRIRRHKNYLRVIDNMEARFAVATPEELTANNDDCAICWDSMQAARKLPCGHLFHNSCLRSWLEQDTSCPTCRMSLNISEGNRARDDRQREPLDDNMGPGPGPEARPHLNQHNHFFHFDGSRIASWLPSFSVEVMHTTNIMGMVQANNSQLNAMAHQIQEMFPQVPYHLVLQDLQLTRSVEITTDNILEGRIQVPFPTQATERPSLLATPAQDEPAEASGGAEAAPSEAEDFEARGSRFSKSAEERQRMLMQRKEELLQQARRRYLSKSPEEDDDEGEAASPGDDGPVSDSVTLRRRMLAAAAERRMQRQQDPDQ; this is encoded by the exons ATGCCTCTGCTGTTCTTGGAGAGGTTTCCATGGCCCAGTTTGCAGACCTACACGGCACTGAGTGCCGTTCTGCTTGTTGGGAGTGTCCTCAGCGCCTATTCCACCGTGACCGAATCGGGATTCGACTCTTCGAAGGTGGACGAAAGCGTGGACAGCCCCGACGAAGAAGGGGAACACCAGATTTTCAAGTTTGGGAATGGAGTGACCACTGATGTGCTTTATTACCTAGTGTCTGACAGCTTCTTCGTCTGG gTGCTGGTGAACACAGCTTGTTGTTTTCTAATGCTGATTGCTAAGATGATCCAGTACATCGTATTCGGGCCCCTTAGAGTCAGCGAAAAGCAG CACCTGAAGGACAAGTTCTGGAACTTCATCTTCTACAAGTTCATCTTCATCTTCGGGGTGCTGAATGTGCAGACGGTGGAGGAGGTGGTCACCTGGTGCCTGTGGTTTGCTGTGCTGGTCTTCCTGCACCTCATGGTCCAGCTTTGCAAAGACCGCTTTGAATAT ctgtcCTTCTCCCCGACCACCCCAATGAGCAGCCATGTACGCGTGCTGTCCCTGCTGGTGTCTatgctgctgtcctgctgtggACTTGCTGTGGTCTGTGGGCTGGTGGGCCACCCACATGGGATGCACACAGTCTCTTTCATGGCAGCTGAG tgcCTCCTGGTTACTGTGCGCACAGGTCATGTCATTATGCG GTACACCATCCATCTGTGGGACCTGAACCATGAGGGCACATGGGAGAACAAGGGTACATATGTGTACTACACTGACTTCATCATGGAGCTGGCATTGCTTTCCCTGGACCTCATGCACCACATCCACATGCTG CTCTTTGGTAATATCTGGCTTTCAATGGCAAGCCTGGTGATCTTCATGCAGCTGCGCTACCTCTTCCATGAAGTGCAGCGACGAATTCGGCGCCATAAGAACTACCTCCGTGTCATTGATAACATGGAGGCCAG atttgCAGTGGCCACCCCAGAAGAACTGACCGCTAACAATGACGACTGTGCTATCTGCTGGGACTCCATGCAAGCAGCTCGTAAGCTGCCCTGTGGGCACCTCTTCCATAA CTCCTGCCTACGCTCCTGGCTGGAGCAGGACACCTCCTGTCCCACGTGCCGCATGTCACTGAACATCAGCGAGGGCAACCGGGCACGGGATGACCGCCAGAGAGAACCGCTCGATGACAACATGGGCCCTGGGCCGGGGCCTGAGGCTCGCCCACACCTCAACCAGCACAATCACTTCTTCCACTTTGACG GCTCCCGCATTGCCAGCTGGTTGCCCAGTTTCTCAGTGGAAGTTATGCACACCACCAACATCATGGGAATGGTGCAGGCTAACAACTCTCAACTTAATGCCATG GCCCATCAGATCCAAGAGATGTTCCCACAGGTGCCCTACCACCTGGTACTGCAGGACCTCCAGCTCACGCGCTCTGTGGAGATCACGACAGACAATATCCTGGAGGGCCGCATCCAGGTGCCCTTCCCTACCCAG GCCACCGAGCGTCCCTCGCTGCTGGCAACCCCCGCCCAGGACGAGCCAGCAGAAGCAAGTGGGGGGGCGGAGGCTGCGCCCAGCGAGGCAGAGGACTTTGAGGCCCGAGGCAGCCGCTTCTCCAAGTCAGCCGAGGAAAGGCAGAGGATGCTGatgcagaggaaggaggagctgctgcagcaagCACGCAG GCGATACCTGAGCAAGAGCCCGGAGGAGGATGACGATGAGGGCGAGGCGGCTTCCCCGGGGGACGACGGCCCCGTCTCAGACTCAGTGACGCTGAGGCGCCGGATGCTGGCGGCTGCCGCAGAGCGCCGGatgcagaggcagcaggacCCGGACCAGTAA
- the si:dkey-148a17.6 gene encoding leukotriene B4 receptor 1, translated as MNGSSITPDGEIVLEDLDGGIMVACVILGLSFLVGAPGNLLVIWTILRHIKQRSHTVVLILHLAAADLLVLVTLPLWIYSLARSWVFGEAVCKAMVYIINSCMYSSVFIITVMSMERFVVVRYPFVSVNWRKKKLLNKALLVLWVAAFLFSIPVIPTQVVDQVDGKEQCLFREYSSTGQEVVCLLLETLVGFVVPFSILVVCYSCICSRIAQMTFKSKRKSTLLIGSVVILFGLCWIPHHVGNLLSLVSIAIEKTYPNSAESLEATRATMAFIAGALVFISSTVNPLLYVFAARTFRSSLRDTGMKKLFHHISSSATAERTKELSFISKRQSSQKESSIYSTDSKTQIDVLLSFCENASP; from the coding sequence ATGAACGGCTCAAGCATAACACCAGATGGTGAAATAGTCCTGGAAGACTTAGATGGAGGAATAATGGTGGCCTGCGTGATCCTTGGCCTGTCCTTCCTAGTGGGTGCACCAGGGAACCTGCTGGTGATCTGGACGATCTTGCGGCACATCAAGCAACGCTCTCACACTGTGGTGCTTATTCTCCACCTAGCTGCTGCCGACCTGCTGGTGCTGGTCACTCTGCCACTGTGGATCTACTCTTTGGCTCGCTCCTGGGTCTTTGGGGAAGCAGTGTGTAAAGCCATGGTCTACATCATAAACTCCTGCATGTACAGCAGCGTGTTCATCATCACGGTCATGAGCATGGAGCGGTTTGTGGTTGTCCGATACCCCTTCGTGTCTGTTAACTGGAGAAAGAAGAAGCTGCTGAACAAGGCCCTGCTCGTTCTCTGGGTTGCAGCTTTCCTTTTCAGCATTCCTGTTATACCCACACAAGTGGTCGACCAAGTGGATGGAAAAGAGCAGTGTCTGTTCAGAGAGTACTCCTCAACTGGCCAGGAGGTGGTCTGCCTGCTGCTAGAGACCTTGGTGGGCTTTGTGGTCCCCTTCTCCATCCTTGTGGTCTGCTACAGCTGCATCTGTAGCCGCATCGCGCAGATGACCTTCAAGTCCAAGCGGAAGTCTACGCTCCTAATTGGCAGTGTGGTCATCCTCTTCGGCCTGTGCTGGATTCCTCACCATGTAGGTAATTTGCTGTCGTTGGTGAGCATTGCCATTGAAAAGACATACCCCAACTCTGCCGAGAGCCTTGAGGCCACTAGGGCCACCATGGCATTCATTGCCGGAGCCTTGGTCTTCATCAGTAGCACTGTAAACCCACTCCTTTACGTGTTTGCTGCACGCACCTTCCGAAGCTCACTGCGGGATACAGGGATGAAAAAGCTCTTTCATCACATTTCCAGCTCAGCAACGGCTGAGAGGACTAAAGAGTTGTCTTTTATATCAAAAAGGCAAAGTTCCCAAAAGGAATCCTCCATATACAGCACagattcaaaaacacaaatagatGTTCTTCTCAGTTTTTGTGAAAATGCTTCCCCCTAA